In Hippoglossus stenolepis isolate QCI-W04-F060 chromosome 21, HSTE1.2, whole genome shotgun sequence, one DNA window encodes the following:
- the col1a1b gene encoding collagen, type I, alpha 1b isoform X1, with the protein MFSFVDIRLALLLSATVLLARGQGEDDMSYGNCALDGQLYNDKDVWKPEPCRICVCDSGTVMCDEVICEDTSDCADPIIPDGECCPICPDDGIEDGPTMPEPEKGETGPNGDKGLPGAPGNDGFPGQPGLPGPPGPPGPPGLGGNFSPQMSYTDHSKSSGPPVPGPMGPMGARGAPGSSGSSGPQGFTGPSGEPGEPGAAGPMGPRGPGGPNGKNGDDGEPGKPGRPGERGAAGSQGARGFPGTPGLPGIKGHRGFSGLDGAKGDGGPAGPKGEPGSSGENGIPGAMGARGLPGERGRPGPPGPAGARGNDGNSGGSGPPGPTGPAGPPGFPGGAGAKGESGPQGGRGSEGPQGSRGEPGNPGSAGSAGPAGNPGSDGAPGNKGGPGSAGIAGAPGFPGTRGPSGAQGAVGAPGPKGNNGDHGPSGPKGEPGAKGDGGPAGVQGLPGPSGEEGKRGGRGEPGGAGARGPAGERGGPGARGFPGADGAAGGKGGPGERGAPGAMGSQGATGESGNSGAPGAPGSKGVTGSPGSPGPDGKAGPTGTPGQDGRSGPAGSLGSRGQPGVMGFPGPKGPGGESGKPGERGPAGATGALGAPGKDGDVGAPGPSGIAGPAGEKGEQGPGGPSGFQGLPGPQGSTGETGKPGEQGVNGESGPPGPFGPRGDRGFPGERGTSGIAGPTGARGAPGPGGNDGAKGEAGVNGAPGVNGSPGMQGMPGERGASGLSGAKGERGDAGAKGVDGGLGKDGSRGMSGGIGVPGPPGAQGEKGEGGAPGVSGASGPRGSPGERGEGGPSGPAGFAGPPGTDGQPGAKGEAGDSGPKGDAGAPGPGGPVGAAGPQGPSGPSGPKGSRGGAGPPGATGFPGPAGRVGPPGPSGVSGPAGPGGPLGKDGARGGRGETGPAGRPGEAGSSGAPGMNGEKGSAGSDGAPGTSGIPGPQGIAGGRGMVGLPGQRGERGFSGLPGPSGEPGKQGSSGLHGERGPPGPSGPPGLSGASGEAGREGSAGHDGAPGRDGVAGPKGDRGESGNAGSPGAPGAPGAPGAFGPSGKNGDRGESGAAGPAGPSGPAGVRGPAGPAGAKGDRGEAGDAGDRGHKGHRGFTGMQGLPGTAGTSGERGPAGTSGPAGPRGPAGSNGSPGKDGMNGLPGPIGPPGPRGRNGEMGPSGPPGPPGPAGPPGSPGGGFDFISQPSQEKAPDPFRGGGYRADDPKMMQDRDMEVDTTLKTLTQKVENIRSPDGTQKSPARMCRDLRMCHPEWKSGSFWVDPNQGSPLDAIKVHCNMETGETCVYPSESTVPMKNWYNSKNIREKKNVWFSEAMTGGYQFQYGTDGADTEDVSIQMTFMRLMSNQASQNVTYHCKNSIAYMDAATGNLKKALLLQGSNDVEIRAEGNSRFTYSVSEDGCTTHTGTWGKTVIDYKTSKTSRLPIIDIAPMDVGAPDQEFGVEVGPVCFL; encoded by the exons ATGTTCAGCTTTGTGGATATTCGGTTAGCTCTGTTGCTGAGCGCAACAGTGCTTTTGGCGAGAGGTCAAGGCGAGGATGATA tGTCATACGGCAACTGCGCATTAGATGGACAGTTGTACAATGACAAGGATGTATGGAAACCAGAGCCCTGCAGGATCTGCGTCTGCGACAGTGGAACCGTCATGTGCGACGAGGTGATCTGCGAGGACACATCCGACTGCGCCGACCCAATCATCCCAGACGGAGAGTGCTGCCCTATCTGCCCTGATGATG GGATTGAGGATGGCCCAACAATGCCTGAG CCTGAAAAGGGAGAGACTGGCCCCAATGGAGACAAG GGTCTGCCCGGTGCTCCTGGCAATGATGGATTCCCCGGACAGCCCGGTCTTCCTGGCCCACCCGGCCCCCCTGGCCCCCCTGGCCTTGGCGGA AACTTCTCTCCTCAGATGAGCTACACTGACCACTCCAAATCTAGTGGCCCACCTGTTCCCGGCCCAATG GGTCCTATGGGTGCTCGTGGTGCTCCTGGATCATCTGGCTCCTCT gGTCCTCAGGGCTTCACTGGACCCTCTGGTGAGCCTGGTGAGCCCGGAGCTGCT GGTCCCATGGGTCCCCGCGGTCCTGGTGGCCCCAATGGAAAGAACGGAGATGAT GGTGAGCCTGGCAAACCTGGACGCCCCGGTGAGCGCGGAGCTGCTGGATCTCAG ggTGCTCGTGGATTCCCCGGAACTCCCGGACTCCCCGGCATCAAGGGACACAGA GGTTTCAGCGGTCTTGATGGAGCCAAGGGAGACGGCGGACCTGCTGGACCTAAG GGAGAGCCTGGTTCCTCCGGTGAGAACGGTATTCCCGGTGCCATG GGTGCACGTGGTCTCCCTGGTGAGAGAGGCCGCCCCGGACCCCCTGGCCCTGCT ggcgCTCGTGGAAACGATGGCAACTCTGGTGGCTCTGGACCTCCT GGACCCACTGGACCCGCTGGTCCTCCTGGATTCCCCGGTGGTGCTGGAGCTAAG GGAGAGTCTGGTCCTCAGGGAGGCCGTGGATCTGAGGGACCCCAGGGATCCCGTGGTGAGCCTGGTAACCCAGGATCTGCTGGATCCGCTGGACCTGCT GGAAACCCCGGATCTGATGGTGCCCCCGGTAACAAGGGTGGTCCT GGTTCTGCTGGTATTGCTGGTGCTCCTGGTTTCCCTGGAACCCGTGGTCCTTCTGGAGCTCAGGGCGCTGTTGGTGCTCCTGGTCCCAAGGGTAACAAT GGTGACCACGGTCCTTCCGGTCCTAAGGGAGAGCCTGGTGCAAAGGGAGATGGT GGCCCCGCTGGAGTTCAGGGACTCCCTGGACCCTCTGgtgaagagggaaagagaggaggtcGCGGAGAGCCCGGTGGTGCTGGAGCTCGTGGACCTGCTGGAGAACGT GGTGGCCCTGGGGCTCGCGGTTTCCCTGGTGCtgatggtgctgctggtggCAAG GGAGGCCCTGGTGAGCGTGGTGCCCCCGGCGCAATGGGATCTCAAGGAGCCACTGGTGAGTCTGGCAACTCCGGAGCTCCTGGTGCTCCTGGATCCAAG GGTGTGACTGGTAGCCCAGGAAGCCCTGGCCCTGATGGCAAAGCTGGACCCACT GGCACTCCTGGACAAGATGGCCGCTCCGGACCTGCCGGTTCACTTGGAAGCAGAGGACAGCCTGGAGTTATGGGATTCCCCGGACCCAAGGGACCTGGT GGTGAGAGTGGAAAGCCCGGCGAGAGAGGACCTGCTGGTGCTACTGGAGCTCTT gGTGCTCCTGGCAAAGATGGTGACGTTGGTGCTCCAGGACCTTCTGGCATTGCT gGACCTgctggagagaagggagagcaGGGACCCGGTGGTCCTTCCGGATTCCAG GGACTTCCTGGACCCCAAGGTTCTACTGGTGAGACTGGCAAGCCTGGTGAGCAG GGTGTCAACGGTGAGTCTGGACCCCCCGGCCCATTCGGACCCAGA GGCGACAGAGGTTTCCCTGGTGAGCGCGGTACTTCCGGCATTGCTGGCCCAACTGGAGCCCGTGGTGCCCCCGGACCTGGTGGTAACGATGGAGCTAAG GGAGAGGCCGGTGTCAACGGCGCCCCTGGTGTCAATGGATCCCCAGGTATGCAGGGTATGCCCGGTGAGCGCGGAGCTTCTGGTCTCTCCGGTGccaagggagagaga GGTGATGCTGGTGCCAAGGGCGTTGATGGTGGACTCGGCAAAGACGGCTCACGTGGTATGTCTGGTGGTATTGGAGTCCCTGGACCTCCTGGTGCTCAGGGTGAGAAG GGTGAGGGTGGTGCCCCTGGAGTCTCTGGAGCCAGTGGACCTCGTGGTTCTCCT GGTGAGCGTGGAGAGGGTGGACCTTCAGGACCCGCCGGATTCGCTGGACCTCCT GGTACTGATGGTCAGCCTGGTGCCAAGGGAGAGGCTGGTGACAGCGGACCCAAGGGAGATGCTGGTGCCCCTGGACCCGGTGGACCTGTTGGAGCTGCTGGTCCCCAG GGACCTTCTGGACCCTCTGGACCTAAAGGTTCTCGTGGTGGTGCTGGACCTCCT GGTGCTACTGGTTTCCCTGGACCCGCTGGCAGAGTTGGACCCCCTGGCCCCTCT GGAGTTTCCGGACCCGCTGGACCCGGCGGACCCCTTGGCAAAGATGGAGCAAGAGGAGGCCGTGGTGAGACTGGCCCTGCTGGTCGCCCTGGTGAGGCTGGTTCTTCTGGAGCCCCTGGAATGAATGGAGAGAAGGGATCTGCTGGTTCCGATGGTGCCCCT GGTACCAGTGGTATTCCCGGACCCCAAGGTATTGCTGGTGGTCGTGGTATGGTTGGTCTCCCTGGACAGCGTGGAGAGCGTGGTTTCTCTGGCCTCCCTGGACCCTCT GGTGAGCCTGGTAAGCAGGGATCCTCTGGACTCCATGGCGAGCGTGGACCCCCTGGACCTTCTGGACCCCCTGGACTGTCTGGTGCTAGCGGAGAGGCTGGTCGTGAG GGATCTGCCGGTCACGATGGTGCCCCTGGTCGCGATGGAGTTGCTGGCCCCAAG GGAGACCGTGGAGAGTCTGGTAATGCTGGATCCCCTGGAGCCCCTGGTGCTCCTGGAGCTCCCGGAGCTTTCGGCCCCTCTGGCAAGAATGGTGACCGTGGAGAGTCT gGTGCCGCTGGTCCTGCTGGTCCTTCTGGCCCCGCTGGTGTCCGTGGACCTGCT GGCCCTGCTGGTGCcaagggagacagaggagaggctgGTGATGCTGGAGATAGAGGCCACAAGGGACACAGAGGATTCACCGGTATGCAAGGTCTGCCCGGTACCGCT GGAACTAGTGGAGAGAGAGGACCCGCTGGTACCTCTGGACCCGCTGGACCCAGA GGACCTGCTGGATCTAATGGTTCCCCTGGTAAGGATGGCATGAACGGTCTGCCCGGACCCATCGGACCCCCTGGACCTCGTGGTCGCAATGGAGAGATGGGACCTTCT GGTCCTCCCGGACCTCCAGGACCTGCCGGACCCCCTGGTTCTCCTGGTGGCGGATTCGACTTCATCAGCCAGCCATCTCAGGAGAAGGCCCCCGATCCCTTCCGTGGAGGCGGATACCGCGCTGACGACCCCAAAATGATGCAAGATCGCGACATGGAGGTTGACACCACCCTCAAGACCCTGACTCAGAAGGTCGAGAATATCCGCAGCCCCGACGGTACCCAGAAGAGCCCCGCCCGCATGTGCCGTGACCTGAGAATGTGCCACCCTGAGTGGAAGAGCG GCTCTTTCTGGGTCGATCCCAACCAGGGCTCTCCTCTGGATGCCATCAAGGTCCACTGCAACATGGAGACCGGAGAGACCTGCGTCTACCCCAGCGAGTCCACCGTCCCCATGAAGAACTGGTACAACAGCaagaacatcagagagaagaagaacgTCTGGTTCAGCGAGGCCATGACCGGTGGATACCAG ttCCAGTATGGCACCGATGGAGCTGATACCGAGGATGTCAGCATCCAGATGACCTTCATGCGCCTGATGTCCAACCAGGCCTCTCAGAACGTCACATACCACTGCAAGAACAGCATCGCCTACATGGACGCCGCCACCGGCAACCTGAAGAAGGCTCTGCTCCTCCAGGGCTCCAACGACGTCGAGATCAGAGCCGAGGGCAACAGCCGCTTCACATACAGCGTCAGCGAGGATGGCTGCACG acacacactggcacaTGGGGCAAGACAGTCATCGACTACAAGACATCAAAAACATCCCGCCTGCCCATCATTGACATTGCTCCTATGGATGTTGGTGCCCCTGATCAGGAATTTGGCGTCGAAGTTGGCCCCGTTTGCttcttgtaa
- the col1a1b gene encoding collagen, type I, alpha 1b isoform X2 has translation MFSFVDIRLALLLSATVLLARGQGEDDMSYGNCALDGQLYNDKDVWKPEPCRICVCDSGTVMCDEVICEDTSDCADPIIPDGECCPICPDDGIEDGPTMPEPEKGETGPNGDKGLPGAPGNDGFPGQPGLPGPPGPPGPPGLGGNFSPQMSYTDHSKSSGPPVPGPMGPMGARGAPGSSGSSGPQGFTGPSGEPGEPGAAGPMGPRGPGGPNGKNGDDGEPGKPGRPGERGAAGSQGARGFPGTPGLPGIKGHRGFSGLDGAKGDGGPAGPKGEPGSSGENGIPGAMGARGLPGERGRPGPPGPAGARGNDGNSGGSGPPGPTGPAGPPGFPGGAGAKGESGPQGGRGSEGPQGSRGEPGNPGSAGSAGPAGNPGSDGAPGNKGGPGSAGIAGAPGFPGTRGPSGAQGAVGAPGPKGNNGDHGPSGPKGEPGAKGDGGPAGVQGLPGPSGEEGKRGGRGEPGGAGARGPAGERGGPGARGFPGADGAAGGKGGPGERGAPGAMGSQGATGESGNSGAPGAPGSKGVTGSPGSPGPDGKAGPTGTPGQDGRSGPAGSLGSRGQPGVMGFPGPKGPGGESGKPGERGPAGATGALGAPGKDGDVGAPGPSGIAGPAGEKGEQGPGGPSGFQGLPGPQGSTGETGKPGEQGVNGESGPPGPFGPRGDRGFPGERGTSGIAGPTGARGAPGPGGNDGAKGEAGVNGAPGVNGSPGMQGMPGERGASGLSGAKGERGDAGAKGVDGGLGKDGSRGMSGGIGVPGPPGAQGEKGEGGAPGVSGASGPRGSPGERGEGGPSGPAGFAGPPGTDGQPGAKGEAGDSGPKGDAGAPGPGGPVGAAGPQGPSGPSGPKGSRGGAGPPGATGFPGPAGRVGPPGPSGVSGPAGPGGPLGKDGARGGRGETGPAGRPGEAGSSGAPGMNGEKGSAGSDGAPGTSGIPGPQGIAGGRGMVGLPGQRGERGFSGLPGPSGEPGKQGSSGLHGERGPPGPSGPPGLSGASGEAGREGSAGHDGAPGRDGVAGPKGDRGESGAAGPAGPSGPAGVRGPAGPAGAKGDRGEAGDAGDRGHKGHRGFTGMQGLPGTAGTSGERGPAGTSGPAGPRGPAGSNGSPGKDGMNGLPGPIGPPGPRGRNGEMGPSGPPGPPGPAGPPGSPGGGFDFISQPSQEKAPDPFRGGGYRADDPKMMQDRDMEVDTTLKTLTQKVENIRSPDGTQKSPARMCRDLRMCHPEWKSGSFWVDPNQGSPLDAIKVHCNMETGETCVYPSESTVPMKNWYNSKNIREKKNVWFSEAMTGGYQFQYGTDGADTEDVSIQMTFMRLMSNQASQNVTYHCKNSIAYMDAATGNLKKALLLQGSNDVEIRAEGNSRFTYSVSEDGCTTHTGTWGKTVIDYKTSKTSRLPIIDIAPMDVGAPDQEFGVEVGPVCFL, from the exons ATGTTCAGCTTTGTGGATATTCGGTTAGCTCTGTTGCTGAGCGCAACAGTGCTTTTGGCGAGAGGTCAAGGCGAGGATGATA tGTCATACGGCAACTGCGCATTAGATGGACAGTTGTACAATGACAAGGATGTATGGAAACCAGAGCCCTGCAGGATCTGCGTCTGCGACAGTGGAACCGTCATGTGCGACGAGGTGATCTGCGAGGACACATCCGACTGCGCCGACCCAATCATCCCAGACGGAGAGTGCTGCCCTATCTGCCCTGATGATG GGATTGAGGATGGCCCAACAATGCCTGAG CCTGAAAAGGGAGAGACTGGCCCCAATGGAGACAAG GGTCTGCCCGGTGCTCCTGGCAATGATGGATTCCCCGGACAGCCCGGTCTTCCTGGCCCACCCGGCCCCCCTGGCCCCCCTGGCCTTGGCGGA AACTTCTCTCCTCAGATGAGCTACACTGACCACTCCAAATCTAGTGGCCCACCTGTTCCCGGCCCAATG GGTCCTATGGGTGCTCGTGGTGCTCCTGGATCATCTGGCTCCTCT gGTCCTCAGGGCTTCACTGGACCCTCTGGTGAGCCTGGTGAGCCCGGAGCTGCT GGTCCCATGGGTCCCCGCGGTCCTGGTGGCCCCAATGGAAAGAACGGAGATGAT GGTGAGCCTGGCAAACCTGGACGCCCCGGTGAGCGCGGAGCTGCTGGATCTCAG ggTGCTCGTGGATTCCCCGGAACTCCCGGACTCCCCGGCATCAAGGGACACAGA GGTTTCAGCGGTCTTGATGGAGCCAAGGGAGACGGCGGACCTGCTGGACCTAAG GGAGAGCCTGGTTCCTCCGGTGAGAACGGTATTCCCGGTGCCATG GGTGCACGTGGTCTCCCTGGTGAGAGAGGCCGCCCCGGACCCCCTGGCCCTGCT ggcgCTCGTGGAAACGATGGCAACTCTGGTGGCTCTGGACCTCCT GGACCCACTGGACCCGCTGGTCCTCCTGGATTCCCCGGTGGTGCTGGAGCTAAG GGAGAGTCTGGTCCTCAGGGAGGCCGTGGATCTGAGGGACCCCAGGGATCCCGTGGTGAGCCTGGTAACCCAGGATCTGCTGGATCCGCTGGACCTGCT GGAAACCCCGGATCTGATGGTGCCCCCGGTAACAAGGGTGGTCCT GGTTCTGCTGGTATTGCTGGTGCTCCTGGTTTCCCTGGAACCCGTGGTCCTTCTGGAGCTCAGGGCGCTGTTGGTGCTCCTGGTCCCAAGGGTAACAAT GGTGACCACGGTCCTTCCGGTCCTAAGGGAGAGCCTGGTGCAAAGGGAGATGGT GGCCCCGCTGGAGTTCAGGGACTCCCTGGACCCTCTGgtgaagagggaaagagaggaggtcGCGGAGAGCCCGGTGGTGCTGGAGCTCGTGGACCTGCTGGAGAACGT GGTGGCCCTGGGGCTCGCGGTTTCCCTGGTGCtgatggtgctgctggtggCAAG GGAGGCCCTGGTGAGCGTGGTGCCCCCGGCGCAATGGGATCTCAAGGAGCCACTGGTGAGTCTGGCAACTCCGGAGCTCCTGGTGCTCCTGGATCCAAG GGTGTGACTGGTAGCCCAGGAAGCCCTGGCCCTGATGGCAAAGCTGGACCCACT GGCACTCCTGGACAAGATGGCCGCTCCGGACCTGCCGGTTCACTTGGAAGCAGAGGACAGCCTGGAGTTATGGGATTCCCCGGACCCAAGGGACCTGGT GGTGAGAGTGGAAAGCCCGGCGAGAGAGGACCTGCTGGTGCTACTGGAGCTCTT gGTGCTCCTGGCAAAGATGGTGACGTTGGTGCTCCAGGACCTTCTGGCATTGCT gGACCTgctggagagaagggagagcaGGGACCCGGTGGTCCTTCCGGATTCCAG GGACTTCCTGGACCCCAAGGTTCTACTGGTGAGACTGGCAAGCCTGGTGAGCAG GGTGTCAACGGTGAGTCTGGACCCCCCGGCCCATTCGGACCCAGA GGCGACAGAGGTTTCCCTGGTGAGCGCGGTACTTCCGGCATTGCTGGCCCAACTGGAGCCCGTGGTGCCCCCGGACCTGGTGGTAACGATGGAGCTAAG GGAGAGGCCGGTGTCAACGGCGCCCCTGGTGTCAATGGATCCCCAGGTATGCAGGGTATGCCCGGTGAGCGCGGAGCTTCTGGTCTCTCCGGTGccaagggagagaga GGTGATGCTGGTGCCAAGGGCGTTGATGGTGGACTCGGCAAAGACGGCTCACGTGGTATGTCTGGTGGTATTGGAGTCCCTGGACCTCCTGGTGCTCAGGGTGAGAAG GGTGAGGGTGGTGCCCCTGGAGTCTCTGGAGCCAGTGGACCTCGTGGTTCTCCT GGTGAGCGTGGAGAGGGTGGACCTTCAGGACCCGCCGGATTCGCTGGACCTCCT GGTACTGATGGTCAGCCTGGTGCCAAGGGAGAGGCTGGTGACAGCGGACCCAAGGGAGATGCTGGTGCCCCTGGACCCGGTGGACCTGTTGGAGCTGCTGGTCCCCAG GGACCTTCTGGACCCTCTGGACCTAAAGGTTCTCGTGGTGGTGCTGGACCTCCT GGTGCTACTGGTTTCCCTGGACCCGCTGGCAGAGTTGGACCCCCTGGCCCCTCT GGAGTTTCCGGACCCGCTGGACCCGGCGGACCCCTTGGCAAAGATGGAGCAAGAGGAGGCCGTGGTGAGACTGGCCCTGCTGGTCGCCCTGGTGAGGCTGGTTCTTCTGGAGCCCCTGGAATGAATGGAGAGAAGGGATCTGCTGGTTCCGATGGTGCCCCT GGTACCAGTGGTATTCCCGGACCCCAAGGTATTGCTGGTGGTCGTGGTATGGTTGGTCTCCCTGGACAGCGTGGAGAGCGTGGTTTCTCTGGCCTCCCTGGACCCTCT GGTGAGCCTGGTAAGCAGGGATCCTCTGGACTCCATGGCGAGCGTGGACCCCCTGGACCTTCTGGACCCCCTGGACTGTCTGGTGCTAGCGGAGAGGCTGGTCGTGAG GGATCTGCCGGTCACGATGGTGCCCCTGGTCGCGATGGAGTTGCTGGCCCCAAG GGAGACCGTGGAGAGTCTG GTGCCGCTGGTCCTGCTGGTCCTTCTGGCCCCGCTGGTGTCCGTGGACCTGCT GGCCCTGCTGGTGCcaagggagacagaggagaggctgGTGATGCTGGAGATAGAGGCCACAAGGGACACAGAGGATTCACCGGTATGCAAGGTCTGCCCGGTACCGCT GGAACTAGTGGAGAGAGAGGACCCGCTGGTACCTCTGGACCCGCTGGACCCAGA GGACCTGCTGGATCTAATGGTTCCCCTGGTAAGGATGGCATGAACGGTCTGCCCGGACCCATCGGACCCCCTGGACCTCGTGGTCGCAATGGAGAGATGGGACCTTCT GGTCCTCCCGGACCTCCAGGACCTGCCGGACCCCCTGGTTCTCCTGGTGGCGGATTCGACTTCATCAGCCAGCCATCTCAGGAGAAGGCCCCCGATCCCTTCCGTGGAGGCGGATACCGCGCTGACGACCCCAAAATGATGCAAGATCGCGACATGGAGGTTGACACCACCCTCAAGACCCTGACTCAGAAGGTCGAGAATATCCGCAGCCCCGACGGTACCCAGAAGAGCCCCGCCCGCATGTGCCGTGACCTGAGAATGTGCCACCCTGAGTGGAAGAGCG GCTCTTTCTGGGTCGATCCCAACCAGGGCTCTCCTCTGGATGCCATCAAGGTCCACTGCAACATGGAGACCGGAGAGACCTGCGTCTACCCCAGCGAGTCCACCGTCCCCATGAAGAACTGGTACAACAGCaagaacatcagagagaagaagaacgTCTGGTTCAGCGAGGCCATGACCGGTGGATACCAG ttCCAGTATGGCACCGATGGAGCTGATACCGAGGATGTCAGCATCCAGATGACCTTCATGCGCCTGATGTCCAACCAGGCCTCTCAGAACGTCACATACCACTGCAAGAACAGCATCGCCTACATGGACGCCGCCACCGGCAACCTGAAGAAGGCTCTGCTCCTCCAGGGCTCCAACGACGTCGAGATCAGAGCCGAGGGCAACAGCCGCTTCACATACAGCGTCAGCGAGGATGGCTGCACG acacacactggcacaTGGGGCAAGACAGTCATCGACTACAAGACATCAAAAACATCCCGCCTGCCCATCATTGACATTGCTCCTATGGATGTTGGTGCCCCTGATCAGGAATTTGGCGTCGAAGTTGGCCCCGTTTGCttcttgtaa